The following are encoded in a window of Arthrobacter antioxidans genomic DNA:
- a CDS encoding DUF4245 domain-containing protein: MSDQGDERTTPGTRPASGDGQVPAVHPAVQQARRPDDARRAAEADAPPITLTPNQAKRASSTARGMLIATGATIAVVLPVYFLNPSYTAETYQRDIDVETVARQAAGDAGYLPASPALPEGWTSNYARWVSGRSDAVDYWEVGFLTADTGFIQLTQTDDANPTWTAQRVGDAQVSGTRTIGGLDWELLDAQNGDTVLTSEVDGATVILNGEASLTEFDTVGEAVVEDVRQNAADEAERLSSSDTDGS, translated from the coding sequence GTGAGCGATCAAGGCGACGAGCGGACGACCCCCGGGACACGACCTGCATCCGGGGACGGGCAGGTCCCGGCTGTGCACCCGGCCGTGCAGCAGGCACGGCGACCGGACGACGCCCGACGCGCGGCGGAAGCGGACGCCCCGCCCATCACGCTCACCCCGAACCAGGCCAAGCGCGCCAGCTCGACGGCCCGCGGCATGCTGATCGCCACCGGCGCGACCATCGCCGTCGTCCTCCCCGTCTACTTCCTGAATCCGAGCTATACCGCGGAGACGTACCAGCGTGACATCGACGTCGAGACCGTCGCACGCCAGGCGGCGGGTGACGCCGGCTATCTCCCGGCATCCCCGGCCCTCCCCGAGGGCTGGACCTCCAACTACGCACGCTGGGTCAGCGGCCGCAGCGACGCGGTCGACTACTGGGAGGTCGGGTTCCTCACCGCGGACACCGGGTTCATCCAGCTCACCCAGACCGACGACGCGAACCCCACCTGGACCGCGCAGCGCGTCGGCGACGCGCAGGTCTCCGGGACGCGGACCATCGGCGGGCTCGACTGGGAGCTCCTCGACGCGCAGAACGGGGACACCGTGCTGACGTCGGAGGTCGACGGCGCCACGGTGATCCTCAACGGGGAGGCCTCCCTCACCGAGTTCGACACCGTGGGTGAGGCCGTCGTCGAGGACGTGCGGCAGAACGCCGCCGACGAGGCCGAGCGCCTGTCATCTTCGGACACGGACGGCTCGTGA
- the manA gene encoding mannose-6-phosphate isomerase, class I, with protein MYLLDNTLRPYAWGSDHAIADLLGRERSGGPEAELWIGAHPDSPSVARGPAGPADAADGAGGRALDTMIADDPEHHLGAGVAAEFGRLPFLLKVLAADSPLSLQVHPTLDQAREGFAREEAAGMDRAAAGRNYKDDNHKPEMLLALTPFEVLCGFRRPEQARAVLHLLAEHFDRAGLDLPPLLPLLLEDLAQPEERTALRSAFERLIAGGTDVTEATAAIVAALASGAATAPYEAELSTVTMLDAQYPGDPGVLISLLLNRVSLAPGEAAYLPAGNVHAYLRGLGIEVMASSDNVLRGGLTPKFVDVPELLRTVSFEAVGVPMIEPETTLLGQEVFRPPFREFQLQRVALEPGAAPVPLAQEGPAVILVVSGSVLLDSPKGELLLERGDSAFLPAVDAPVNAHVVSGATGTALAFAVTTAPGR; from the coding sequence ATGTATCTCCTCGACAACACCCTCCGCCCCTACGCCTGGGGATCGGACCACGCGATCGCCGACCTGCTGGGCAGGGAACGGTCGGGCGGTCCCGAGGCGGAGCTGTGGATCGGCGCGCACCCGGACTCACCCTCGGTGGCGCGCGGCCCGGCAGGACCGGCCGACGCCGCGGACGGTGCGGGTGGCCGCGCCCTGGACACGATGATCGCGGACGACCCGGAGCACCATCTGGGCGCCGGGGTCGCAGCCGAATTCGGACGGCTCCCCTTCCTGCTCAAGGTCCTCGCCGCCGACAGCCCGCTCTCGCTCCAGGTGCATCCGACCCTCGACCAGGCCCGGGAGGGCTTCGCCCGCGAGGAGGCCGCCGGGATGGACCGCGCCGCGGCAGGGCGCAACTACAAGGACGACAACCACAAGCCGGAGATGCTCCTCGCACTGACGCCGTTCGAGGTGCTGTGCGGCTTCCGGCGCCCGGAGCAGGCGCGTGCCGTCCTCCACCTGCTGGCGGAACACTTCGACCGCGCAGGCCTCGACCTCCCTCCCCTTCTCCCGCTGCTGCTCGAGGACCTGGCCCAGCCGGAGGAGCGCACCGCCCTGCGGTCCGCGTTCGAACGACTGATCGCGGGCGGCACGGACGTCACGGAAGCGACGGCCGCCATCGTGGCCGCCCTCGCCTCCGGCGCCGCGACCGCGCCGTACGAGGCGGAGCTCTCCACGGTCACGATGCTCGATGCCCAGTACCCCGGCGATCCGGGTGTATTGATCTCGCTGCTGCTCAACCGCGTCTCGCTGGCACCCGGAGAGGCCGCCTACCTCCCGGCGGGCAACGTCCACGCGTATCTGCGCGGACTCGGCATCGAAGTCATGGCCTCCTCGGACAACGTCCTGCGCGGCGGGCTCACGCCGAAGTTCGTCGACGTGCCGGAGCTGCTCCGCACGGTCTCCTTCGAGGCCGTCGGGGTGCCGATGATCGAACCTGAGACCACCCTGCTGGGACAGGAGGTCTTCCGGCCGCCGTTCCGGGAGTTCCAGCTCCAGCGCGTCGCGCTCGAGCCCGGCGCCGCACCCGTCCCGCTGGCGCAGGAGGGCCCCGCCGTCATCCTCGTGGTGTCCGGCTCCGTGCTGCTCGACTCGCCGAAGGGGGAGCTGCTGCTGGAACGCGGCGACAGCGCCTTCCTCCCCGCCGTGGATGCTCCCGTCAACGCGCACGTGGTGTCCGGCGCCACCGGCACCGCCCTGGCCTTCGCCGTCACCACCGCCCCGGGGCGCTGA
- the glpX gene encoding class II fructose-bisphosphatase yields the protein MRIDVSQNATNAQYSTLSPALAVGDKEPDRNLALELVRVTEAAAIAGGHWVGFGDKNLADGAAVDAMRSLLQTVHFNGIVVIGEGEKDEAPMLFNGERVGDGSGPECDVAVDPIDGTRLTALGINNALAVLAVAERGSMFDPSAVFYMEKLVTGPEAADMVDLRLPVKQNLHLIAKATNKKVSQLNVMILDRDRHKPLVEEIRAAGARTKFIMDGDVAGAIAAAREGTDVDALMGIGGTPEGIVAACAIKSLGGVIQGRLWPTSDEEKQKALDAGHDLDRVLSTNDLVTSDNCYFAATGITDGDLLRGVRYSKDKVLTQSIVMRSKSGTIRVVDGEHQAHKWETYARVRD from the coding sequence ATGAGGATAGACGTGTCCCAGAACGCTACGAATGCCCAGTACTCGACACTGTCACCGGCCCTGGCCGTCGGGGACAAGGAACCGGACCGGAACCTCGCCCTCGAACTCGTCCGCGTCACGGAGGCCGCGGCCATCGCCGGCGGCCACTGGGTGGGCTTCGGCGACAAGAACCTCGCCGACGGCGCCGCGGTGGACGCCATGCGCTCGCTCCTGCAGACCGTGCACTTCAACGGCATCGTGGTGATCGGGGAGGGAGAGAAGGACGAGGCCCCCATGCTGTTCAACGGCGAACGCGTGGGCGACGGCAGCGGACCGGAGTGCGACGTCGCCGTCGACCCGATCGACGGCACCCGCCTGACGGCGCTGGGCATCAACAACGCGCTCGCCGTCCTCGCGGTCGCGGAGCGGGGCTCGATGTTCGACCCCTCGGCCGTCTTCTACATGGAGAAGCTCGTGACCGGACCGGAGGCCGCCGACATGGTGGACCTGCGCCTGCCGGTCAAGCAGAACCTGCATCTCATCGCGAAGGCCACCAACAAGAAGGTCAGCCAGCTCAACGTCATGATCCTGGACCGCGACCGGCACAAGCCGCTCGTGGAGGAGATCCGCGCCGCCGGTGCGCGCACCAAGTTCATCATGGACGGCGATGTCGCCGGGGCCATCGCCGCGGCCCGCGAGGGCACGGACGTCGACGCCCTCATGGGCATCGGCGGGACTCCCGAGGGGATCGTGGCGGCCTGCGCCATCAAGTCCCTCGGCGGCGTCATCCAGGGCCGGCTCTGGCCCACGAGCGACGAGGAGAAGCAGAAGGCGCTCGATGCCGGGCACGACCTCGACCGCGTCCTGTCGACCAACGACCTCGTCACGAGCGACAACTGCTACTTCGCCGCCACGGGCATCACCGACGGCGACCTCCTGCGCGGCGTGCGGTACAGCAAGGACAAGGTCCTCACGCAGTCGATCGTCATGCGCTCGAAGTCCGGCACCATCCGCGTGGTCGACGGCGAGCACCAGGCCCACAAGTGGGAGACCTACGCGCGCGTCCGCGACTAG
- a CDS encoding LCP family protein produces the protein MTASRIDGHGARGPGTFTDPVRYPETAPPAVRTKRAVVLLALTLVLPGSAQTVAGDRRLGRRALRTTFACWGLLLLGLVLAVTDRSLIVGIVTHRWWSLLLIAVMLGIAVGWALLFLNTLRLIRLPLLDRGVRPLVAGALAVLMVLTSGSLAYGAYVLGVGRSTVGSIFQSGPAFDPVDGRYNFLLMGGDAGEDRTGRRPDSISVISVDAETGATVTFSIPRNFQNAPFSEDSPLWEVYPDGYNCGDPCIINSLYTDVTQNYPDLYPDDQDPGAEAMMDAASGVLGIEVQSYVLVDMNGFEQLVDAMGGIRIDAGGWVPITAAEIPGTNPIRHYPPDGWIKPGVQTLDGYHALWYARSREFVTDYDRIARQQCVQQAMIAQLDPATLLTRFQSIAAAGTQIVETDIPQDQLAGFVDLGLKAQGQETRRLTIGPPDFGTPAENFVTYPDFDLVHARVQEMLADGDPAAGGVLPLERAGLLARVPAQTTDDWITEEYLQELATIGDDVTLSELLADNGECSPA, from the coding sequence ATGACGGCCTCCCGCATCGACGGCCACGGGGCGCGCGGCCCCGGCACCTTCACCGATCCCGTGCGGTACCCGGAGACCGCTCCGCCCGCGGTCCGCACCAAGCGCGCCGTCGTCCTCCTCGCCCTGACGCTCGTCCTCCCGGGCTCCGCGCAGACCGTCGCCGGGGACCGGCGCCTCGGGCGCAGGGCGCTGCGCACCACGTTCGCCTGCTGGGGGCTCCTGCTCCTCGGGCTCGTCCTCGCCGTCACGGACCGGAGCCTCATCGTCGGCATCGTCACGCACCGCTGGTGGTCCCTGCTGCTGATCGCGGTGATGCTCGGGATCGCCGTCGGGTGGGCGCTGCTCTTCCTGAACACCCTGCGCCTCATCCGCCTGCCCCTGCTCGACCGCGGCGTGCGCCCCCTCGTGGCCGGGGCGCTCGCGGTGCTCATGGTGCTCACCAGCGGATCCCTCGCCTACGGCGCCTACGTCCTCGGCGTGGGCCGGTCGACGGTCGGCTCCATCTTCCAGTCCGGCCCCGCCTTCGACCCCGTGGACGGCCGCTACAACTTCCTCCTCATGGGCGGCGACGCCGGCGAGGATCGCACCGGTCGCAGGCCGGACAGCATCTCGGTGATCAGCGTCGACGCGGAGACGGGCGCCACCGTCACGTTCAGCATCCCGCGCAACTTCCAGAACGCCCCGTTCTCCGAGGACTCCCCCCTCTGGGAGGTCTACCCCGACGGCTACAACTGCGGCGACCCGTGCATCATCAACAGCCTGTACACGGACGTGACGCAGAACTACCCGGACCTGTACCCCGACGATCAGGACCCGGGCGCCGAGGCGATGATGGACGCCGCGAGCGGTGTCCTCGGGATCGAGGTGCAGTCCTACGTCCTCGTCGACATGAACGGCTTCGAGCAGCTGGTCGACGCCATGGGCGGCATCCGGATCGACGCGGGCGGGTGGGTCCCCATCACCGCCGCCGAGATCCCCGGGACCAATCCCATCCGCCACTACCCGCCGGACGGCTGGATCAAGCCGGGCGTGCAGACCCTCGACGGCTACCACGCCCTCTGGTACGCCAGGAGCCGCGAGTTCGTCACGGACTACGACCGCATCGCCCGCCAGCAGTGCGTCCAGCAGGCCATGATCGCGCAGCTGGACCCGGCCACCCTCCTGACGCGGTTCCAGTCGATCGCCGCAGCCGGCACGCAGATCGTCGAGACGGACATCCCGCAGGACCAGCTGGCCGGCTTCGTGGATCTCGGGCTGAAGGCCCAGGGCCAGGAGACCCGCCGCCTGACCATCGGCCCGCCGGACTTCGGGACGCCCGCGGAGAACTTCGTCACCTACCCCGACTTCGACCTCGTCCATGCCCGGGTGCAGGAGATGCTCGCGGACGGCGACCCCGCCGCGGGCGGAGTCCTGCCGCTCGAGCGCGCGGGGCTTCTCGCCCGGGTGCCGGCCCAGACCACCGACGACTGGATCACCGAGGAGTACCTGCAGGAACTCGCGACAATCGGCGACGACGTGACGCTCAGCGAGCTGCTCGCCGACAACGGGGAGTGCTCCCCCGCCTGA
- a CDS encoding lipid II:glycine glycyltransferase FemX, whose translation MDHFLQSPPWGALQRDLGRTVHERSGPGWRFLAVEESNPAGTLLYAPYGPIATSLVAFDAALAALTDLARSCGAVFVRIEPVDAGFPADDAARVLRARGLRPAPANQQPELTWLVDLDRDFKAVLADMKPVNRNLYRNIHKKGVTFRSSQDPAEIPVLLTFLHLTAARNGFTPQSDGYLTQVARSLMPAGAATLFIAELDGAPIAAALAYDSADTRTYAHAALDDAHRKLSAGIPLLVTLMADARDRGLKQVDLWGIAPADQPDHTWAGFTAFKKSFGGREVAYPGTWDLPVRKLRYRGYRAARTGLQATRRGIRMARTLPDRLRGTLHR comes from the coding sequence GTGGACCATTTCCTGCAGAGCCCGCCGTGGGGCGCCCTCCAGCGCGACCTCGGACGCACCGTCCATGAGCGCTCGGGCCCCGGCTGGCGCTTCCTGGCCGTCGAGGAGAGCAACCCCGCCGGCACACTGCTCTACGCCCCCTACGGTCCGATCGCCACCTCCCTGGTCGCGTTCGACGCCGCCCTGGCCGCGCTGACGGACCTGGCCCGCAGCTGCGGTGCCGTGTTCGTCCGGATCGAGCCGGTGGATGCCGGCTTCCCGGCGGACGACGCCGCGCGGGTCCTGCGTGCGCGCGGCCTCCGGCCGGCGCCGGCCAACCAGCAGCCGGAGCTCACCTGGCTGGTGGATCTGGACCGGGACTTCAAGGCCGTCCTCGCGGACATGAAGCCGGTGAACCGCAACCTGTACCGGAACATCCACAAGAAGGGCGTGACGTTCCGGTCCAGCCAGGACCCGGCGGAGATCCCGGTGCTGCTGACGTTCCTGCACCTGACGGCGGCACGCAACGGCTTCACACCGCAGAGCGACGGCTACCTGACCCAGGTGGCCCGGTCCCTCATGCCCGCCGGTGCTGCGACCCTCTTCATCGCGGAACTCGACGGCGCGCCGATCGCGGCCGCCCTCGCCTACGACTCGGCGGACACGCGGACCTACGCCCACGCCGCGCTGGACGACGCCCACCGGAAACTCAGCGCCGGGATCCCCCTGCTGGTCACCCTCATGGCCGATGCCCGGGACAGGGGCCTGAAGCAGGTGGACCTCTGGGGCATCGCCCCCGCGGACCAGCCGGACCACACGTGGGCCGGTTTCACGGCGTTCAAGAAATCCTTCGGCGGCCGCGAGGTCGCCTACCCCGGGACCTGGGACCTGCCGGTGAGGAAGCTGCGCTACCGCGGATACCGGGCGGCCCGCACCGGGCTGCAGGCCACCCGCCGGGGCATCCGGATGGCCCGGACACTGCCGGACCGGCTGCGCGGCACGCTCCACCGCTGA
- a CDS encoding TIGR03089 family protein, producing MPQTPAQLLTRMRSVSPTSPRLVWHGREGRIELSGRVFDNWVAKSSNLLVDELDATGGTTVAVDLPVHWKTLALVFACWQVGAVVVPADADSEPATFADADIVLSSRAGLEVAPPRLMACVALGSLALRWDGPLPRGAVDFAAEVRSHGDVFLDAMDGPGAARSAPLVRTQGRTLTAADLAGLVAVPPGHEPGVASAADSPTLLLESGVDLLRALAAAFAVWERDGALVLVEEGVPVTDRMLEGEKVTDRLGTA from the coding sequence ATGCCACAGACACCCGCGCAGCTCCTGACAAGGATGCGGTCCGTCAGTCCCACGTCCCCCCGCCTCGTCTGGCACGGGCGGGAAGGCCGGATCGAGCTGTCGGGGCGCGTCTTCGACAACTGGGTCGCCAAGAGCTCGAACCTGCTCGTCGATGAACTCGACGCCACCGGCGGGACGACCGTCGCCGTCGACCTGCCGGTCCACTGGAAGACCCTCGCCCTCGTCTTCGCCTGCTGGCAGGTGGGCGCCGTCGTCGTGCCGGCCGACGCCGACAGCGAGCCTGCGACCTTCGCCGACGCCGACATCGTGCTCTCCTCGCGGGCAGGCCTGGAGGTGGCCCCGCCCCGCCTGATGGCCTGCGTGGCCCTCGGCTCGCTGGCGCTCCGGTGGGACGGGCCGCTGCCGCGGGGAGCGGTGGACTTCGCCGCCGAGGTGCGGTCCCACGGTGACGTGTTCCTCGACGCCATGGACGGTCCCGGTGCGGCGAGGTCCGCTCCCCTGGTCCGCACCCAGGGGCGGACACTGACCGCGGCGGACCTCGCAGGCCTCGTGGCGGTGCCGCCCGGGCACGAGCCCGGCGTGGCCTCCGCCGCCGACTCCCCCACACTGCTGCTGGAATCCGGCGTGGACCTGCTGCGGGCCCTGGCTGCCGCGTTCGCCGTATGGGAGCGGGACGGGGCGCTCGTCCTCGTGGAGGAGGGCGTACCGGTCACCGATCGGATGCTGGAAGGCGAGAAGGTCACTGACCGGCTGGGGACTGCCTGA
- a CDS encoding WhiB family transcriptional regulator: MGQAERTQDRPDIAAQASARYGSRGVPADWFLDPADPLGGERYREDTRSMLEDQATGFLSAHQTLTLLPDVEGPSSLLVLPGLAPEVQEDARPQSAPAGRPAWIGQPLVPGNVDDDGELSWQADALCAQTDPEAFFPEKGGSTRDAKKVCGSCIVKSECLEYALENDERFGIWGGLSERERRRLRKRAV; this comes from the coding sequence ATGGGGCAGGCAGAACGCACGCAGGACCGACCAGATATCGCAGCGCAGGCCTCGGCCCGCTACGGCTCACGGGGCGTTCCCGCCGACTGGTTCCTCGATCCCGCCGATCCGCTGGGGGGCGAGCGGTACCGCGAGGACACGCGTTCCATGCTGGAGGACCAGGCCACCGGCTTCCTCAGCGCCCACCAGACCCTCACGCTCCTTCCCGACGTCGAAGGCCCCAGCAGCCTCCTCGTCCTTCCGGGCCTCGCCCCCGAGGTCCAGGAGGACGCCCGTCCGCAGTCGGCGCCGGCCGGCCGGCCGGCGTGGATCGGGCAGCCGCTCGTGCCGGGCAACGTCGACGACGACGGCGAGCTCTCCTGGCAGGCCGACGCCCTGTGCGCGCAGACCGACCCCGAGGCCTTCTTCCCGGAGAAGGGCGGGTCCACCCGTGACGCCAAGAAGGTGTGCGGCTCCTGCATCGTGAAGTCCGAGTGCCTCGAGTACGCGCTGGAGAACGACGAGCGCTTCGGCATCTGGGGTGGTCTGTCCGAGCGGGAGCGCCGCAGGTTGCGGAAGCGAGCAGTCTGA
- the purE gene encoding 5-(carboxyamino)imidazole ribonucleotide mutase has protein sequence MTEGNAVTNAQVGLVMGSDSDWPVMEAAAAALAEFSIPYEADVVSAHRMPHAMIEYGRSAHERGLRVIIAGAGGAAHLPGMLASVTPLPVIGVPVPLRYLDGMDSLLSIVQMPAGVPVATVSIGGARNAGLLAVRMLASGTDEQAATLRRQLTEFAGALQRTAEEKGRALRSRIAESTADDA, from the coding sequence ATGACCGAAGGGAATGCAGTGACGAACGCCCAGGTAGGCCTCGTGATGGGCTCGGACTCCGATTGGCCCGTCATGGAAGCCGCAGCGGCTGCACTGGCCGAGTTCTCCATCCCCTACGAGGCCGACGTCGTCTCCGCGCACCGCATGCCCCACGCGATGATCGAGTACGGCAGGAGCGCCCACGAGCGCGGACTCCGGGTCATCATCGCCGGGGCAGGCGGCGCCGCCCACCTTCCGGGCATGCTCGCCTCCGTGACGCCGCTGCCCGTGATCGGCGTACCGGTCCCGCTGCGCTACCTCGACGGCATGGACTCGCTCCTGTCGATCGTGCAGATGCCCGCGGGGGTCCCGGTGGCGACCGTGTCCATCGGCGGCGCCCGCAACGCAGGACTGCTCGCCGTCAGGATGCTCGCCTCCGGCACGGACGAGCAGGCGGCCACCCTGCGCCGGCAGCTCACCGAGTTCGCGGGGGCGCTCCAGCGGACCGCGGAGGAGAAGGGCCGCGCACTCCGCTCCCGCATCGCGGAGTCCACGGCGGACGACGCGTGA
- a CDS encoding carbonic anhydrase, with the protein MTQQLTPAAAWQRLQEGNARFVASDVSHPNQDASRRTALVNDQHPFAVIFGCSDSRLAAEIIFDLGLGDVFVVRTAGQVIDDAVLGSLEYSVSVLGVPLIVILGHDSCGAVTATMNAVETGDMPTGFLRDLVERITPSVLTARRAGVTDVNTTVIEHTKQTAQRLVDSSRVISDAVEDGKVAVIGVSYRLDDGNAALVSGFGAL; encoded by the coding sequence GTGACCCAGCAACTGACTCCCGCCGCCGCCTGGCAGCGACTGCAGGAGGGCAACGCGCGCTTCGTGGCCTCCGACGTCTCGCACCCCAACCAGGACGCCTCCCGCCGCACCGCACTCGTGAACGACCAGCACCCGTTCGCCGTCATCTTCGGCTGCTCGGACTCGCGGCTGGCCGCGGAGATCATCTTCGACCTCGGCCTCGGCGACGTCTTCGTGGTCCGCACCGCCGGGCAGGTGATCGACGACGCCGTCCTCGGCTCCCTCGAGTACAGCGTGAGCGTGCTCGGCGTCCCCCTGATCGTGATCCTCGGCCATGACAGCTGCGGCGCCGTCACGGCGACCATGAACGCGGTCGAGACCGGAGACATGCCCACGGGCTTCCTCCGCGACCTCGTCGAGCGGATCACACCGTCCGTCCTGACCGCGCGGCGGGCGGGCGTCACCGACGTCAACACGACGGTCATCGAGCACACGAAGCAGACCGCCCAGCGGCTGGTCGACAGCTCCCGCGTCATCTCCGACGCCGTCGAGGACGGGAAGGTCGCCGTCATCGGCGTCTCCTACCGCCTGGACGACGGCAACGCCGCGCTGGTGTCAGGATTTGGCGCACTGTAG
- a CDS encoding GtrA family protein, with translation MDRIRGLASLFWREVAKFGAVGGVAFVIDNGLYWYLIHGPMSGSEVKARFVSAGVATMFAWVANRYWTFRRRRQPNPARELVMFVFINVIGMGIAAGCVAVAKYGFAVTDPSVLFIVGVFGTVLATFVRFVAYRFWVFNVELDEDPAFSHDQELVHPEGGQAGTGSRAAPAVEKVRQSPAGQ, from the coding sequence ATGGACCGGATCAGGGGCCTCGCCTCCCTTTTCTGGCGCGAGGTGGCGAAGTTCGGGGCGGTCGGCGGTGTGGCCTTCGTCATCGACAACGGCCTCTACTGGTACCTGATCCACGGCCCCATGAGCGGCAGCGAGGTCAAGGCGCGCTTCGTCTCGGCCGGCGTGGCCACGATGTTCGCCTGGGTCGCCAACCGCTACTGGACCTTCCGCCGCCGCCGCCAGCCCAACCCGGCCCGCGAACTGGTGATGTTCGTCTTCATCAACGTGATCGGCATGGGTATCGCCGCCGGCTGCGTCGCCGTCGCGAAATACGGCTTCGCGGTCACGGATCCGAGCGTCCTGTTCATCGTCGGGGTCTTCGGCACCGTGCTCGCGACCTTCGTCCGCTTCGTCGCCTACCGGTTCTGGGTGTTCAACGTGGAACTCGACGAGGACCCGGCGTTCAGCCACGACCAGGAGCTCGTCCACCCGGAGGGCGGGCAGGCGGGCACGGGATCCCGTGCCGCGCCCGCGGTCGAGAAGGTCAGGCAGTCCCCAGCCGGTCAGTGA
- a CDS encoding 5-(carboxyamino)imidazole ribonucleotide synthase has protein sequence MTFPVIGVIGGGQLARMMAGPAVELGIELRVLAEGPDVSAVAAVAWSRVGDYRDRETLRAFAEGVDVVTFDHEHVPGELLAGLADDGVALHPSPAALRHAQDKLVMRRAVDGLGLPNPSWRAVTDAAGVESFAASTGWPVVLKTPRGGYDGKGVLVLRDAEALEAARDWFTGGELLVEQFVPFSRELSVLVARRPSGDAVAWPVVESIQVDSVCNEVIAPAPALTADVARAVTAAALHLAERLDVTGVMAVELFETPGSGAGYLINELAMRPHNSGHWTMDGAVTGQFEQHLRAVLDLPLGSTAPLAQHAVMKNILGGANTDIYAAYPSALSSGPSAKVHFYGKDVRPGRKIGHVNALAAPGEPLADVRARATRVAATLRDGAETPSTTQE, from the coding sequence GTGACTTTTCCCGTGATAGGCGTCATCGGCGGCGGCCAGCTCGCCCGCATGATGGCCGGCCCCGCCGTCGAACTCGGCATCGAACTCCGCGTCCTCGCAGAGGGCCCCGACGTGTCCGCGGTGGCCGCCGTCGCCTGGTCCCGGGTGGGCGACTACCGCGACCGCGAGACGCTGCGAGCGTTCGCCGAGGGGGTCGACGTCGTCACCTTCGACCACGAGCACGTCCCCGGTGAGCTCCTCGCCGGACTGGCGGACGACGGCGTGGCCCTCCACCCCTCGCCCGCGGCGCTCCGCCACGCCCAGGACAAACTCGTGATGCGGCGCGCCGTGGACGGCCTCGGGTTGCCCAACCCGTCGTGGCGGGCCGTGACGGACGCCGCCGGCGTCGAGTCCTTCGCGGCGTCGACCGGCTGGCCGGTGGTCCTCAAGACACCCCGCGGCGGCTACGACGGCAAGGGGGTCCTCGTGCTCCGCGATGCCGAGGCGCTCGAGGCGGCCCGCGACTGGTTCACCGGCGGTGAGCTGCTCGTCGAGCAGTTCGTCCCGTTCAGCCGCGAACTGTCGGTCCTCGTGGCCCGGCGGCCGTCCGGCGACGCCGTGGCGTGGCCGGTGGTCGAGTCGATCCAGGTGGACAGCGTGTGCAACGAGGTGATCGCCCCCGCCCCGGCCCTGACCGCCGACGTCGCCCGTGCCGTCACCGCGGCCGCACTGCATCTCGCCGAGCGCCTCGACGTCACCGGCGTCATGGCGGTCGAGCTCTTCGAGACCCCGGGGTCGGGGGCGGGCTACCTCATCAACGAACTCGCCATGCGGCCGCACAACTCGGGCCACTGGACCATGGACGGCGCCGTGACCGGCCAGTTCGAACAGCACCTGCGCGCCGTCCTCGACCTCCCCCTGGGATCGACCGCCCCGCTGGCGCAGCACGCCGTCATGAAGAACATCCTCGGCGGGGCGAACACGGACATCTACGCGGCGTACCCGTCGGCGCTGTCCTCAGGACCGTCGGCTAAAGTGCACTTCTACGGCAAGGACGTGCGTCCCGGCCGGAAGATCGGCCACGTGAACGCGCTGGCGGCCCCCGGGGAACCGCTGGCCGACGTCCGCGCGAGGGCCACGAGGGTAGCCGCGACACTCCGCGACGGCGCAGAGACACCCTCCACCACTCAGGAATGA